A region from the Cannabis sativa cultivar Pink pepper isolate KNU-18-1 chromosome 9, ASM2916894v1, whole genome shotgun sequence genome encodes:
- the LOC115721953 gene encoding tyrosine decarboxylase-like has protein sequence MGSVGDFEFPQSNALLNIAGRASNDNPLDPEEFRRQGHMVIDFIADYYKNIEKYPVLSQVEPGYLKKRLPTSAPFYPESIETILGDVQDHIVPGITHWQSPNYFAYFPSSGSIAGFLGEMLATGFNVVGFNWMSSPAATELESIVMDWLGQMLRLPKSFLFSGNGGGVLQGTTCEAILCTLVAARDRTLRIIGNDNIGKLVVYCSDQTHCAFKKAAQIAGINPNNFRVIPTTLSSSFSMCPKALRNTITADVEAGLVPIFLLATVGTTSTTAVDPLGPLCDVAKDYGMWVHVDAAYAGSICICPEFRHFIDGVEGADSFSFNAHKWFFTTLDCCCLWVKDPSALTQSLSTDPEYLKNKATESKQVVDYKDWQLALSRRFRSLKLWLVLRSYGVEKLRGFLRSHVKMAKVFQGFVEADNRFEVVVPRNFANVCFRISPSAVMNKTNNGVLGEITNSNDISSPRTKTKMGMVNEVNQKLMESINGSGGIYMTHSVVGGIYLLRFAVGATLTQESHVIEAWNVVKQHAHAILNSIPTTQ, from the coding sequence ATGGGTAGTGTCGGCGACTTTGAGTTTCCCCAAAGCAACGCTCTTTTAAACATAGCCGGTCGTGCAAGCAATGATAACCCGCTAGACCCTGAGGAGTTCCGGCGTCAAGGCCACATGGTGATAGATTTCATCGCCGATTACTACAAAAACATCGAGAAGTATCCGGTTCTTAGCCAAGTAGAACCGGGCTACCTCAAAAAGCGGCTCCCGACTTCAGCTCCTTTCTATCCGGAATCCATTGAGACAATTCTAGGTGATGTCCAGGACCACATCGTTCCGGGAATAACCCACTGGCAGAGCCCCAACTACTTTGCATACTTCCCTTCCAGCGGAAGCATTGCAGGCTTCCTTGGAGAAATGCTAGCCACTGGCTTCAATGTCGTTGGATTCAACTGGATGTCGTCTCCAGCCGCAACTGAGTTGGAGAGCATAGTGATGGATTGGCTTGGTCAAATGCTCAGACTGCCTAAGTCATTTCTTTTTTCTGGAAATGGAGGCGGTGTCCTACAAGGAACCACATGCGAGGCAATCTTGTGTACTCTCGTTGCTGCCCGAGATCGAACTCTCAGAATCATTGGAAACGATAATATTGGAAAGCTCGTCGTTTATTGTTCCGACCAAACTCATTGTGCTTTCAAGAAAGCTGCCCAGATAGCAGGGATCAATCCCAACAATTTCCGAGTTATCCCCACAACTTTATCGTCTTCGTTTTCTATGTGTCCCAAGGCTTTGAGAAACACCATAACTGCTGATGTTGAGGCTGGACTCGTTCCCATATTTTTGCTCGCAACTGTCGGGACAACGTCCACAACTGCTGTTGACCCACTCGGACCTCTATGTGACGTGGCAAAAGATTACGGAATGTGGGTCCACGTGGATGCGGCCTATGCTGGGAGCATTTGCATTTGCCCAGAATTTCGACACTTCATTGACGGAGTAGAAGGAGCTGACTCCTTTAGCTTTAACGctcacaaatggttcttcaccaCCTTGGATTGTTGTTGTCTTTGGGTGAAAGACCCCTCAGCATTGACACAATCATTGTCTACTGATCCTGAATATTTGAAGAACAAGGCCACCGAATCAAAGCAAGTGGTTGACTATAAAGACTGGCAGCTCGCTCTAAGCAGACGATTCCGCTCTCTCAAGTTGTGGCTCGTGCTCCGTAGCTATGGAGTTGAGAAACTACGTGGGTTCCTACGAAGCCATGTGAAGATGGCCAAGGTGTTCCAAGGTTTTGTGGAAGCTGACAACAGATTTGAGGTTGTGGTTCCGAGGAATTTTGCCAACGTGTGTTTCAGAATATCGCCTTCGGCAGTAATGAATAAAACTAATAACGGAGTATTGGGTGAGATAACTAACAGTAATGATATTAGTAGCCCAAGAACAAAGACAAAGATGGGAATGGTGAATGAAGTGAACCAGAAATTGATGGAGTCGATTAATGGGTCAGGTGGGATTTACATGACCCATTCGGTTGTTGGTGGTATCTATTTGCTTCGTTTCGCTGTTGGAGCCACTCTAACCCAAGAATCTCATGTCATTGAGGCTTGGAACGTGGTCAAGCAACATGCACACGCCATACTCAACTCAATTCCCACTACTCAATAG
- the LOC115721881 gene encoding tyrosine decarboxylase-like, with translation MGSLGDFDFSQNNALSNIVGGASSNNPLDPEEFRRQGHMVIDFIADYYKNIEKYPVLSQVEPGYLKKRLPTSAPFYPESIETILGDVQDHIVPGITHWQSPNYFAYFPSSGSIAGFLGEMLATGFNVVGFNWMSSPAATELESIVMDWLGQMLRLPKSFLFSGNGGGVLQGTTCEAILCTLVAARDRTLRIIGNDNIGKLVVYCSDQTHCAFKKAAQIAGIHPNNFRVIPTTLSSSFSMCPKALRNTITADVEAGLVPIFLLATVGTTSTTAVDPLGPLCDVAKDYGMWVHVDAAYAGSICICPEFRHFIDGVEGADSFSFNAHKWFFTTLDCCCLWVKDPSALTQSLSTDPEYLKNKATESKQVVDYKDWQLALSRRFRSLKLWLVLRSYGVEKLRGFLRSHVKMAKVFQGFVEADNRFEVVVPRNFANVCFRITPSAVMSSSTKSSNGVLGEITNSNDISSPRTKTKVGLVNEVNQKLMESINGSGGIYMTHSVVGGIYLLRFAVGATLTQESHVIEAWNVVKQHAHAILNTN, from the coding sequence ATGGGTAGCCTCGGTGACTTTGATTTTTCCCAAAACAATGCTCTTTCAAACATAGTTGGGGGTGCAAGTAGTAATAACCCGTTGGACCCCGAGGAGTTTCGGCGACAAGGCCACATGGTGATTGATTTCATTGCCGATTACTACAAAAACATTGAGAAGTACCCTGTTCTTAGCCAAGTCGAACCGGGTTACCTCAAAAAGCGGCTCCCGACATCGGCACCTTTTTATCCGGAATCCATTGAGACGATTCTAGGTGATGTCCAGGACCACATCGTTCCGGGAATAACCCATTGGCAGAGCCCCAACTACTTTGCATACTTCCCTTCCAGCGGAAGCATTGCAGGCTTCCTTGGAGAAATGCTAGCCACTGGCTTTAATGTCGTTGGATTCAACTGGATGTCTTCTCCAGCTGCAACCGAGCTGGAGAGCATAGTCATGGATTGGCTGGGTCAGATGCTAAGACTCCCTAAGTCATTTCTTTTCTCTGGAAACGGAGGCGGTGTCTTACAAGGAACCACATGCGAGGCCATCTTGTGTACTCTCGTTGCTGCCCGAGATCGAACTCTCAGAATTATTGGAAACGATAATATTGGAAAGCTTGTTGTTTATTGTTCCGACCAAACTCATTGCGCTTTCAAGAAAGCTGCCCAGATAGCAGGGATCCATCCCAACAATTTTCGAGTTATCCCCACAACTTTGTCCTCTTCGTTTTCCATGTGTCCCAAGGCTTTGAGAAACACCATAACTGCTGATGTTGAGGCTGGACTCGTTCCCATATTTTTACTCGCAACTGTCGGGACAACGTCCACAACTGCTGTTGACCCACTCGGACCTCTATGTGACGTGGCAAAAGATTACGGAATGTGGGTCCACGTGGATGCGGCCTATGCTGGGAGCATTTGCATTTGCCCAGAATTTCGACACTTCATCGACGGAGTGGAAGGAGCTGACTCCTTTAGCTTTAACGctcacaaatggttcttcaccaCCTTAGATTGTTGTTGCCTTTGGGTGAAAGACCCCTCAGCGTTGACACAATCATTGTCTACTGATCCTGAGTATCTAAAGAACAAGGCCACCGAATCAAAGCAAGTGGTTGATTATAAGGACTGGCAACTCGCTCTAAGCAGACGATTCCGTTCTCTCAAGTTGTGGCTCGTGCTCCGTAGCTATGGAGTCGAGAAACTACGAGGGTTCCTACGAAGCCATGTGAAGATGGCCAAGGTGTTCCAAGGTTTTGTGGAAGCTGACAACAGATTTGAGGTTGTGGTTCCAAGGAATTTTGCCAACGTATGCTTCAGAATAACGCCTTCGGCAGTAATGAGTAGTAGTACTAAAAGTAGTAATGGGGTATTGGGTGAGATAACTAACAGTAATGATATTAGTAGCCCAAGGACAAAGACAAAGGTGGGATTGGTGAATGAAGTGAACCAGAAATTGATGGAGTCGATTAATGGGTCAGGTGGGATTTACATGACCCATTCGGTTGTTGGTGGTATCTATTTGCTTCGTTTCGCTGTTGGAGCCACTCTCACCCAAGAATCTCATGTCATTGAGGCTTGGAACGTAGTTAAGCAACACGCACATGCCATACTCAACACTAACTAA